From the genome of Xylocopilactobacillus apis:
CAATAATTACTTTATTTTTTGTGTCTTCTTCCAAAAATTACTCCTATTATCTAGAGATCTCTCTCCCTTTAAACGAACTCTTTTCTATTTTGTGCAGCCGAGATAAATAATCAGTTTCATTAATTTTACCCTCATAGGTATCATTAATTAATAAGTCCATTGAATCCCAGAATTTCTTAGTTTTAAAATCATTTGGAAGCACTACGGCGTGTTTATTATCACTCATTACATTCGTTGTTCTTACCACTAAATCATTTTTTATGTTGGGGTCAGTTTGAGCTTTGTTATTAGATGGAATTAAGCCTAGATCATGAAAAACTTTTACTTCTGACTTCTTTGAAGTCAAAAAAGCTGCCAAAGTCATTGCCGCAAATGGATATTTACTCTGCTGATTAACTCCAAAAAGCTTAACTTCAACTAACGATTTGAAAGGCACCTTTTCTTGATTAGTGTTGATAGAAGGCATCGGCGCAACTGCAAATTTACTGTTTAACGCCTCTTTAACCTGATTAGCATTGTCTGAACTTCCAATAAAAGATTGAGCTTTGCCTGACTTTAGATCACTAAGTGGTTCATTTGACTGTAAAATTCCACGATTATTTTTTTGAGATTTGATCCACTTTAAAACATTAACTCCATAAGAATTATCATTAAAAACTGTATTAATTCGATCTTTATCAGCACTAATAAATTGAGGAGCAAAAATATAATTAGCACCCGTTTGATTAAATTTAACTGCTAAAATTCCCTGCGTGGTCAAATTACTCCACGATTTTAAATCATTAGAATTTATTTGTGTTTTATCATAATAAAGGACCTGTGCGCTAATGCTTGCTGGATATCCGTACAATTCATGCTTCCAGGTAATTCCTCTAATTGAAACATCAGAATGATCATTATTAACATCTTTAACTCGACGGTCTCTTAATGGGTATAAAAGTCCCACTTCAGCTAAAGACGGAACCTGATCACTGGTCGTCATAAAAATATCAGCTGCTTTAGAAGGATCTTTGGTTACATCATTTTTTACGTCAGTTAGTTTCTTACCTTCAACTGTAACTTTGACCTTCGGATAATCATTTTCGAAATCTTTTACCAAACTTTGATAGGTCGAAATATAGTTCGGATCGACCCATAAAGTAATTTTACCCTTTGGAGTTTTATTTAAAGTTTCATCTTTGGGTTTAATTGTTTGATTATTGTCATCTGAACATCCAACAAACAAAAAGGTAAAAGCAAAAATTAAACCAATGATCCCCCAAATTTTTATTTTCTTGATTCGCATTTTCTTCCTCCCAAATAATGGCTTGATGAATTACTTGGCTCTATTCTAACATTTATTTTAGTTGTTTTTTAAATTAAAAAACCGTTGACATAATCAACGGCAAAGTAAATTGTTTTAAATTATAATTTTATTAACTGTTTGCTTGTATGAGTGAAAGGTTCGACACCATTTTTTGTCACATGAACTGAATCTTCAATTCGAACTCCTGCGAATCCTGGAACATAAATACCCGGTTCAATCGAAAAACACATGCCCGGTTCAAGCATCATTTCATTACCTTCCATAATTGAAGGAAATTCATGAACAGAAGTTCCTAAGCCATGACCTAGTCGGTGATTAAAATATTCACCAAATCCATGTTTAGTAATAATGTCACGTGCTTTTTTATCAAGTTCAGCAGCAGTTATCCCGGGTTTAGCATAATCCATCGCTGTCAGCTGTGCTTCTAAACAAACATCATAAATTTCTTTTTGTTCGTCAGTTATTTCACCAACTGCAAAAGTTCTTGTCGCATCACTTACATAATTTTCGTGAACCGTTCCAAGATCAAAAAGTACTAAATCGTGATCTTTTACCTGATTAGTTGTTGGCTCACCATGTGGATTGGCTGCCATTTTGCCAGCTTGAACCAAAGTATCAAAACTAACGTGAAGAACGCCTTTTTCTCGTAATGCACTCTCAATTTGATTAACTAATTCAATTTCGGTAATTCCTGGTCGACAATTTTTTTGAGCAATATCAAAAGCAAAATCAGCTTCTTCACCTGCTCCCATCATTTTTTGAATTTCATCGTTAGTCTTAATGAGTTTTTGCCGTTCAATTGCTGCAGTAAGATCGAAAAAGTGATCGATTTGCGGTAAAATTTTTTTCAGCTGTTCAAAACGAGCAATTGTTAATTGGGATTTTTCGATTCCAACATTTCTAAATTTATCTGAGAGCTCTGTTAAGTGCTGAGCAATTATTTTATAAGGATCTTCCTGGTCAAGATAGCCATAAACTTGGCCGCTAAAACCGGCATCTTTCGCTGAAGAAACCTCAAGTTGAGGAGTGAAAAGAAAATTCTTTCTACTGCGAGAAACAAAGAAAGCAAGTGTTCTTTCATGAGGATCAGCTAAAAAACCAGTATAATAAAAAATATTTGTCGGGTCGCTGATATAAGCTAAATCAAGATCATTATCTTCTAAAACTTGGATTAAATTTTCTAAATGTTTATTCAATTTATGCACCTCTGATCCAATTTTATCACAATCTAAACCGATAAAATCAGATGATTAAAAAAGAAATGATAACAATATAATTCTTTATCTCCCTTAATTCAAAACAAAGATTTAAAAGTGCAGAAACCAATGATCATTAAGTTAAAGACATTTCAGGCTCAATATTTCAACTTCTTTTAAGATCTCAATTATTAATGAACTTATCTAAAACTAAAATACTGGCTGATCTAAAACCTTCCAAGTTTTAAAAACTTGATCATTCGTTTTAAAAATACCACCGTTTTGCAGATACTCTTTGGCTTTTAAAACAAGTGGAGAAGAATTCTTACTCGTTAAATCTGTAAGACTTAGCAACTCTGCCCCCAGAGAATCCTGACCTGAAAATTGTGCTGCTTGAGATACTAAATCACCATCAAATTTATTAATTTTATAAAACACACAAATATGCTGGTTAAATTCAAAGCGCTCATAACGCCAGGGATATTTAAAAGAAGTCACCCCCAGCTGCTCAAAATTAACTGCATTTAATCCAGTTTCCTCTTTAATCTCGCGCACAATAGCTTTACACAAAGATTCTCCATCTTCTAAACTGCCGCCTGGTAAATCAAACCGATTAATATAAGGCCCGCCATTCTTTTTAATAACTACCAATTGATTATCAATAGTAATAATGCCATAAACCCCAAACGCTCGGTGGTATTTTTTCACCATTTATTCCTCCAACTAAAAAAGCGTTGGTCAGAACCCAACGCCCAAATTAAAACGTAAATTAAGATAAATGATCATTTTTAACGTCATCAACGGCATCTTTAACGTGATCAACAGCTTTTTCAGCACCTTCTTCAACGTTTGAAGTCACCTGCTGAAACTCTGAAGTATCTTCTTTACCAGTTGGATGCATCGTGCCATCTTCGTCAAGATCAAACTCTAAATCAGTCACGTTGTTATCATCTAAATCTTCTGAATCGTCATTATTCTTAAAGCGATCGCTAAACTCATCCCATTTATTAAGAGCAGACTCTTTAATATCTTCAGCGGTAGAATCAGCATAATCATAATAATCGGATACACGATCTTTTAAATCGTCTCCCATTTCTCCCAAACGATCCTGAATTGCTTTTCCAGTTTCAGATGTTAAAAATTTGGTGGTAGCTACTACTGTTCCAACTCCCATCATAAATCCTAAGATAAAACTACTTGTTTTAGACATTTTAATTAAACTCCTTTTTTGCTGCGTCCTGAAAATAATGTTCGGGCAAACCTTAATGCCTTCATTCCAGAACTGCCTTTACCTTTTTTGTTTGTTTTTTTAACAAAGTTTTTTGTCGCTGAGTTAAGTTCTGAAGCAGACTTTCCAAGATCTCCGACAGCAATAAATGCGTCATTGACCTCATCCATTTTCAAATTAACATCCCCTACTAAAGTATTAGTTTTTGCTAAAATATCCTCTAATTCTTTAGACACAACCTGCAGCTCACTAGTTGCAATTTTAATTGTATTTTCAACTTGTTCAATTGTCTCTGAGCCTTTAGAAACTGCTTTTGATAATTTTATTAAAAATAAGACTACAAAAAGCGCAATCAACGCAAAGGCAACAGCAATAATAATCAGCGCTATTTCACTTCCAGACATAACGACCTCCGCACCTAAAAATATCATAAAAATGCTTTAAAGGCAATTAATCCCAACTCAATTATTTTAAAGTTCAAACTTTATAATATTTTTTATTTAAATTGAAAAGATTGGGCTTTCCCCATTAATATAAGATAGAATAATCTTTTAAGGAGGTTGACATGGATAATCGACCGATTGGGTACTTTGACTCAGGAATCGGCGGTCTTACTGCTTTAAAAGAAGACCTAGAAATTTTACAGAACGAAGATACTATTTATGTTGGAGACGAAGCTCATTTACCATACGGAACTAAAACTTCTAAAGAGATTACTTTTTACAGTCGAAAAATTGTTAACTTCTTAGTTCAGCAAAACGTAAAAGCAATTGTTTGTGCTTGTAACACCTCAAGCGCAATTGCTTTACCAACAATTAAAAAAGAACTTAAAATTCCAATTTTTGGAGTTATTGAAGCTGGAAGTCGCGCGGCGGTTAAAACAACCAAAAATGATCAAATAATTGTCCTAGCAACTAAGGCAACGGTCAAAAGTAAAAAATATGATGAAAATCTGCTTAAACTAAATTCAAATTTAGCAGTTACCGATTTTGACGCCCAAGATTTAGTTAGAATAGTTGAAAACGGCGATTATAAAAGTGAGCATGTTTTAAATCAAATTGAAAAAATTTTAATGCCTTTAAAAGAACAGCAAGCAGATACAATGATCTTAGGATGTACGCATTTTCCAATTATCGAAGATTTAATCTTTAAAGCTACTGAAGGGCGCTTTAAGATGGTTGATGCGGGCAAATCAGCGGTTAAAGAATTAGCAGATTATTTAGAAAGAGAAAATCTTAATCATGATTCACTTCCAAGGCAAGCTAAACACTTATTTTATACTACTGCTCAGCCAAACCATTTTGATCACGTGGCAAATCAGTTCTTGAACTCAAAATTAACAATAAAATCTGAACATCTTGGATTATAATAAGTAAGATGGAAAAGATTATTATTGCTACCAAAAACATTGGTAAGGCGCGTGAATTCAGGAATTTTTTTTCTCAGCTGCCGGAAAAATACGAAATTATAACCCTAAACGATTTAACTAATTTACCTGAAATATTTGAAAACGGTCATTCGTTTACGGAAAATGCAGCCATTAAAGCGCAAAAAATTTATGAAGCTACCCATCAAACTGTAATCGCAGATGATTCTGGTTTGGAAGTTGATGCATTAGGCGGTGAACCTGGAATTTATTCTGCGCGCTATGCAGGAGATCATGACGATCAAGCAAATAATCAAAAATTATTAAACAATCTTTCTAAAGTTTTACCGCCAGAACGAACTGCTCATTTTATAACGGTTTTAGTTGTAATGGGACCTCACGGAAAAATTGAAACAGCGGGCAGGGTTGATGGTGTAATTCTTGATCATTTACAAGGTAATGATGGATTCGGTTATGATCCTCTATTTTACTACCCCCCACTTCAAAAAACTTTTGCCGAAATGTCTCCCGCTGAAAAAAATAAAATCAGTCATCGCGGTCTTGCTATGAATAATTTAATTAAAGCTTGGCCTGATTATATAAAAGGAAAAAATGATGAAAATACTAATCTGCAGTGATACTCACGGCGACGAAGAAATTTTACTTGAAAAGCTTTCCAAGTATCCTGATTTTGACCATTATTTTTACCTAGGTGACTCTGAGCTTGCAGAAACAAATCTTCTTTTTGAAAAATTTATTGCAGTGAGCGGTAATATGGATTACGGCGAATTTCCTGCAACAAAGCTAATCAGTGATCAGGGAATTAAATTCTTTTTAACCCACGGTCACCTTTTTGGAGTCAACAGCGGTTTACAAAGATTGGTGTCAGAAGCTCAAAAATTAGAAGCCAATATTGTTTGTTATGGTCATACCCATCAGCTTTCAATCCGTTCAATTGATGGAATTCTTTTTATTAATCCCGGCAGCATTTCTCAGCCGCGAAATTTTATCTCTGAACGAGGAACTTATGTTATTTTAGAAATTACCGAAACTGAATATTTAATTTATTGTTATAATCGAAAAGACCAGCTTTTAGATATTGAAAAAAATCCACTTATCGTTAAGAGGAATAATGAATAAAAACCAAATTGAAACTTATTTAAAACTTACTCCCGAACAGCGCGATTCATCATTTTTAATTCGTGATATTCTTTTAAATAATATATTTGGTAATGATACCAAAAAAGTTCT
Proteins encoded in this window:
- a CDS encoding extracellular solute-binding protein is translated as MRIKKIKIWGIIGLIFAFTFLFVGCSDDNNQTIKPKDETLNKTPKGKITLWVDPNYISTYQSLVKDFENDYPKVKVTVEGKKLTDVKNDVTKDPSKAADIFMTTSDQVPSLAEVGLLYPLRDRRVKDVNNDHSDVSIRGITWKHELYGYPASISAQVLYYDKTQINSNDLKSWSNLTTQGILAVKFNQTGANYIFAPQFISADKDRINTVFNDNSYGVNVLKWIKSQKNNRGILQSNEPLSDLKSGKAQSFIGSSDNANQVKEALNSKFAVAPMPSINTNQEKVPFKSLVEVKLFGVNQQSKYPFAAMTLAAFLTSKKSEVKVFHDLGLIPSNNKAQTDPNIKNDLVVRTTNVMSDNKHAVVLPNDFKTKKFWDSMDLLINDTYEGKINETDYLSRLHKIEKSSFKGREISR
- a CDS encoding DUF948 domain-containing protein, which encodes MSGSEIALIIIAVAFALIALFVVLFLIKLSKAVSKGSETIEQVENTIKIATSELQVVSKELEDILAKTNTLVGDVNLKMDEVNDAFIAVGDLGKSASELNSATKNFVKKTNKKGKGSSGMKALRFARTLFSGRSKKGV
- a CDS encoding XTP/dITP diphosphatase; this encodes MEKIIIATKNIGKAREFRNFFSQLPEKYEIITLNDLTNLPEIFENGHSFTENAAIKAQKIYEATHQTVIADDSGLEVDALGGEPGIYSARYAGDHDDQANNQKLLNNLSKVLPPERTAHFITVLVVMGPHGKIETAGRVDGVILDHLQGNDGFGYDPLFYYPPLQKTFAEMSPAEKNKISHRGLAMNNLIKAWPDYIKGKNDENTNLQ
- a CDS encoding NUDIX hydrolase, with protein sequence MVKKYHRAFGVYGIITIDNQLVVIKKNGGPYINRFDLPGGSLEDGESLCKAIVREIKEETGLNAVNFEQLGVTSFKYPWRYERFEFNQHICVFYKINKFDGDLVSQAAQFSGQDSLGAELLSLTDLTSKNSSPLVLKAKEYLQNGGIFKTNDQVFKTWKVLDQPVF
- a CDS encoding M24 family metallopeptidase, producing the protein MNKHLENLIQVLEDNDLDLAYISDPTNIFYYTGFLADPHERTLAFFVSRSRKNFLFTPQLEVSSAKDAGFSGQVYGYLDQEDPYKIIAQHLTELSDKFRNVGIEKSQLTIARFEQLKKILPQIDHFFDLTAAIERQKLIKTNDEIQKMMGAGEEADFAFDIAQKNCRPGITEIELVNQIESALREKGVLHVSFDTLVQAGKMAANPHGEPTTNQVKDHDLVLFDLGTVHENYVSDATRTFAVGEITDEQKEIYDVCLEAQLTAMDYAKPGITAAELDKKARDIITKHGFGEYFNHRLGHGLGTSVHEFPSIMEGNEMMLEPGMCFSIEPGIYVPGFAGVRIEDSVHVTKNGVEPFTHTSKQLIKL
- a CDS encoding YtxH domain-containing protein translates to MSKTSSFILGFMMGVGTVVATTKFLTSETGKAIQDRLGEMGDDLKDRVSDYYDYADSTAEDIKESALNKWDEFSDRFKNNDDSEDLDDNNVTDLEFDLDEDGTMHPTGKEDTSEFQQVTSNVEEGAEKAVDHVKDAVDDVKNDHLS
- a CDS encoding metallophosphoesterase; the protein is MMKILICSDTHGDEEILLEKLSKYPDFDHYFYLGDSELAETNLLFEKFIAVSGNMDYGEFPATKLISDQGIKFFLTHGHLFGVNSGLQRLVSEAQKLEANIVCYGHTHQLSIRSIDGILFINPGSISQPRNFISERGTYVILEITETEYLIYCYNRKDQLLDIEKNPLIVKRNNE
- the murI gene encoding glutamate racemase, whose protein sequence is MDNRPIGYFDSGIGGLTALKEDLEILQNEDTIYVGDEAHLPYGTKTSKEITFYSRKIVNFLVQQNVKAIVCACNTSSAIALPTIKKELKIPIFGVIEAGSRAAVKTTKNDQIIVLATKATVKSKKYDENLLKLNSNLAVTDFDAQDLVRIVENGDYKSEHVLNQIEKILMPLKEQQADTMILGCTHFPIIEDLIFKATEGRFKMVDAGKSAVKELADYLERENLNHDSLPRQAKHLFYTTAQPNHFDHVANQFLNSKLTIKSEHLGL